From the Candidatus Kapaibacterium sp. genome, the window ATCACGGCTAACTCTGCGGATGGCCACGCATAGTTCAGGTCGCCCCGAATATGCTTGCTGCTCATCACATCATATGCACCGCCGTACGCTTTGCGAGTGATGACGGTCACTTTGGGCACTGTGGCTTCGCAATATGAATACAGCAACTTGGCTCCGTTTGTGATGATGCCGCGCCACTCTTGGTCGGAGCCGGGCAAAAATCCCGGAACGTCTTCCAATGTCAGCAATGGAATGTTGAATGAGTCGCAAAAGCGGATAAATCTGGCAGCTTTTTTGGAGGCATCAATATCGAGCACTCCGGCAAGTACTGCGGGCTGGTTTGCCACTACGCCGATTGAGCGTCCGCCGAGCCTGATGAATCCGACTAAAATATTTTGCGCATAATCTTTATGCACTTCAAAAAATTCGTGCTTATCGGCAATAATTTTGATGATGTCCTTCATGTCGTAGGGCTGATTTGGGTTTGCCGGAACGATGTAGTTCAATTCCTCGTCTGCACGGTTGACCGGGTCATTGTTCGGCACAAATGGCGGTTCTTCGGCATTGTTCGACGGCAAATATGTGAGAAGCTGGCGGACGATTTCTATTGCTTCAACGTCATTTTCGGCTACAAAATGAGCCACTCCGCTTTTGGAGGCATGTGTTTCGGCGCCGCCCAAAGCTTCGGAACTCAAATCTTCGTGCGTTACGGTTTTGACTACTTTAGGTCCGGTAACGAACATGTAGGAAGTGTGCTTGACCATAATTACGAAATCGGTAATTGCGGGAGAATAAACGGCACCTCCGGCACATGGACCCATTATGAGCGAAATTTGCGGCACAACGCCGGATGCCATTGTGTTGCGGAGGAAAATTTCAGCATATGCACCAAGCGAAACCACACCTTCTTGGACGCGAGCACCACCCGAATCATTCAATCCGATGACCGGAGCGCCGGTTTTGAGTGCCATATCCATTATTTTGCATATTTTTTTGCCGTGCATTTCGGCAAGGCTGCCACCCAACACGGTGAAATCTTGCGAAAAAAGATAAACTTTTTTGCCAAGAACTTCAGCAAATCCTGTCACTACACCGTCGCCCAGAGGGACAGTCTTGTCGAGCCCTAACTGAGTGGCGTGATGATGCACGAGCATAT encodes:
- a CDS encoding acyl-CoA carboxylase subunit beta, whose amino-acid sequence is MTDQENKQKIEEKIAKMYKLKSIAMKGGGDARIDSQHAKGKLTARERVDLLCDNGTFREMDMLVHHHATQLGLDKTVPLGDGVVTGFAEVLGKKVYLFSQDFTVLGGSLAEMHGKKICKIMDMALKTGAPVIGLNDSGGARVQEGVVSLGAYAEIFLRNTMASGVVPQISLIMGPCAGGAVYSPAITDFVIMVKHTSYMFVTGPKVVKTVTHEDLSSEALGGAETHASKSGVAHFVAENDVEAIEIVRQLLTYLPSNNAEEPPFVPNNDPVNRADEELNYIVPANPNQPYDMKDIIKIIADKHEFFEVHKDYAQNILVGFIRLGGRSIGVVANQPAVLAGVLDIDASKKAARFIRFCDSFNIPLLTLEDVPGFLPGSDQEWRGIITNGAKLLYSYCEATVPKVTVITRKAYGGAYDVMSSKHIRGDLNYAWPSAELAVMGAKGAVEIIFKKEIESSPEPSVREAELIDEYNERFANPYISASYGYIDDIIEPKHTRQMLIEAFSLLENKVDKNPPRKHGNIPM